GGTCCTCCTGGATGATCGTCTGCATCTCGTGGCGTACGGCGACCTGGCCGCCGAGCCTGACCTCGACCGGGCCGTGGGTGCCCCGCAGTTCGGGGGCCAGCCGGTCGAGGGTCTTCCCCATCTGCTTCTCGTCGCCCGTGAGGCGGGCCGCTATCAGGGCCTCGTGGCCGTCCTTCGCGCGCAGGGCGGGCGCCGCCGCCGGGGGCGCCTGCCAGTAGGAGCCGACGCCCGTGACGCCCTTCTCGGCGGCCAGCCGCCCGGCGAGCGCGCGGGCCTTGGAGGCGACCCGCGGGTCGTCGACCGAGGCGCTGCCCGCGTCGAGCAGGAGCAGCAGGTTGGGCTGGGAGTCGGGGAAGCCGCGCTCCAGGGCCTTGGTCGCGTAGGTCGACTCGGCCGCCGGGTCCTCCCAGCCGCCGCTGCCCAGCCGGTCGGCGACGCCGCTGCCCGCGACCACGGCCAGGGCCGTGAGCACGAGCGCCACCAGCAGGGACAGCCGTGGCCTCGCGGTCACGAATCGGGTCCAGCCCCCGGGCGAGGGCGGGGTGTTGACTTCGGTCATGGTGCGGTGACCCCTTCACCGTGGAGCTGATGGAACGTGTCCGGACGCGTGGATGCAGCTGAAATCCCGCGGACGCCATAAAATGGCAAACACGAGACCGCGCTCGCGTTTCATTAGAATGCGAGCGACCGCTCGTGTTTGTCAACCGCGTTCGGAGACTTGGGGATAACCGGTGCCCGACAACCCGCAGAGCGAGCAGCCGCGCCGCCGCCAGGCCCGCGGCGAGCGTCGCGTCGCCCAGCTGCTCGAAGCCGCCGCGAACGTCTTCTGCACCACCGGCTACACGGCGGCCAGCACCAACGCCATCGCCCGCGAGGCCGGGGTGTCACCGGGCACGCTCTACCAGTTCTTCCCGAACAAGGAAGCGATCGCGGTCGAGCTGGGCAGCAAGCTGATGCACGAGATGCGCGAGTCGCACGGCGAGACGCTCGCGCTGATAGACCCCGCGACCTCGGTGGCGGAGGTCATCGACGCCACCATCGACCGGCTGATCGACTTCACCTGCCGCCGCCCGGAGTTCTTCGCCCTGGTGCACGGCCCCGACATCCCCGGCCGGATCGCCGAGGAGCACGACGCCCTGCACCTGAGCATGGTGCAGCGCGTCGAGGAGCTGGTCGCGGCCTTCCTGCCGGGGGCGCCGCCCGCCGACGTCGAGCGGGTCGCGCAGGTCTGCCTCGGCATCTACAAGTCGGGGCTCGAACTGGTGCTGGCCCGCGAGGGCGCCGAGCGCGACGCCTATGTGCGGGAGATCAAGGACGTCCTCATCCGGTATCTGGAGCCCCTGATCGACGAGCACAACGCCGACGCGCCGGCGCCCGCACCCGTGACGCGCTGACCCTCGGCAGGACGGCGCGCCGTCGCCCGGTCGGCCCAACACGGTGGGACACCCGGCAGACGGTGCGGGGCGGGCGGAGTCCGGCGGGAGCCCAGTGGAGCCCCGCGGGAGCCCGGCGGTGGCCGCGAGCGGAAGGGGGCCGGCGGAGGCGGACGGGATGCCGGTTCCGGACTGCGGGATGACCGGAACGCACCTTAAAGTGCCGGTAAATCCTTTCAGTGCGGCCGCTCCGCACCGCCGCCCCGCCCGAGCACGAGGGGATCCGCCGTGACCCGTCCGCCGCCGCCCGGCACACCCCGGGCCCGTATCCCAGGGCCGCAGCAGCCGCCGCCGACGTATCCGCAGATCCGGCCCGGCCTGTGGAAGCGGTGCCTGTGGGGCGGGCTCGCGCTGTGGGTGCTGACCGCGCTCGTCACGTACGCCACCAGGAACACCACGCTGCTGCCGACGCTGATCCTGCTCGGCAGCTTCCTGATGCCGGTCACCTTCGTGCTGTGGGCGTACGAGCGGCACGGCCGCGACCTGGGCGTCAGCGTGATCCTCGGCTGCTTCCTGACCGGCGGCACGCTGGGCGTGCTCGGCGCCTCGCTGATGGAGTACTACCTCGTCCACCCGTCACTGTGGATGTTCGTCGGCGTCGGGCTGATCGAGGAGGCCGTCAAGGTGGCGGCGCTGATGTTCGTGCTCCGCCGCCAGGTGCGGATCAGGGGCATCAGGGCGGGGCTGGTGCTCGGCGCCACGGTCGGCTTCGGCTTCGCCGCCCTGGAGTCCTCCGGGTACGCCTTCAACGCGGCCCTCAGCACCCACGGGATCGATCTGCGGGCGCTGCTCCAGACCGAGATCCTGCGCGGCGTCCTCGCCCCCTTCGGACACGGCCTGTGGACGGCGATCATCGGCGGGGTGCTGCTCTCCTACCGTCGCCCGAACGGCCGCTTCCACTTCACCGCGCCGGTGATCGGCACCTATCTGGGGGTCGCGCTGCTGCACGCCCTGTGGGACTCGACGCACGGCATCGCGGTCTGGCTGGTGGCCCAGCTGACCAGCGGCGGGCTGAACAAGGAGCTGTTCGCG
The sequence above is a segment of the Streptomyces griseoviridis genome. Coding sequences within it:
- a CDS encoding TetR/AcrR family transcriptional regulator, whose product is MPDNPQSEQPRRRQARGERRVAQLLEAAANVFCTTGYTAASTNAIAREAGVSPGTLYQFFPNKEAIAVELGSKLMHEMRESHGETLALIDPATSVAEVIDATIDRLIDFTCRRPEFFALVHGPDIPGRIAEEHDALHLSMVQRVEELVAAFLPGAPPADVERVAQVCLGIYKSGLELVLAREGAERDAYVREIKDVLIRYLEPLIDEHNADAPAPAPVTR
- a CDS encoding PrsW family intramembrane metalloprotease; translation: MTRPPPPGTPRARIPGPQQPPPTYPQIRPGLWKRCLWGGLALWVLTALVTYATRNTTLLPTLILLGSFLMPVTFVLWAYERHGRDLGVSVILGCFLTGGTLGVLGASLMEYYLVHPSLWMFVGVGLIEEAVKVAALMFVLRRQVRIRGIRAGLVLGATVGFGFAALESSGYAFNAALSTHGIDLRALLQTEILRGVLAPFGHGLWTAIIGGVLLSYRRPNGRFHFTAPVIGTYLGVALLHALWDSTHGIAVWLVAQLTSGGLNKELFAQGFIPRPTEQQAHLFTLFSVGGLVAVALFGVAWVRSLARRDPSWRNTP